The proteins below are encoded in one region of Rhodothermus profundi:
- the tmk gene encoding dTMP kinase, with amino-acid sequence MLISFEGIDGCGKSTQAQLLARRLEQAGYRILLVREPGGTDLSERIRQLLLDPALEIDPFAELLLFSAARRQLVMQQIRPALQAGCLVLCDRFYDSTTAYQGGGRGVADLDWLRDFNRRVTDGLVPDRTYWLDVPLAVAWARRKQDKPDRMEQADPAFFERVRATYAKLAAEEPARILRLDATAPIEALHERIWTDVQRLLQQLGTRPTGSGSSNNHNG; translated from the coding sequence ATGCTAATCAGTTTCGAAGGTATTGACGGGTGTGGGAAGAGCACCCAGGCCCAATTGCTTGCCCGGCGGCTGGAGCAGGCTGGCTATCGCATCCTGTTGGTTCGTGAGCCAGGAGGCACGGACCTGTCTGAGCGCATCCGTCAGCTCCTGCTTGATCCAGCGCTGGAGATTGATCCTTTTGCCGAGCTGTTGCTGTTTTCGGCAGCGCGTCGCCAGCTGGTCATGCAGCAAATCCGACCTGCGCTGCAAGCCGGCTGCCTTGTGTTGTGCGACCGATTTTATGACTCAACAACCGCTTACCAGGGTGGAGGGCGTGGGGTGGCAGACCTGGATTGGCTGCGAGATTTCAACCGGCGCGTAACGGATGGGTTGGTCCCCGATCGCACCTACTGGCTGGACGTGCCGCTTGCCGTGGCCTGGGCGCGCCGCAAGCAAGACAAGCCTGACCGTATGGAACAGGCCGATCCAGCGTTTTTCGAACGCGTGCGGGCTACGTATGCGAAACTGGCTGCCGAAGAACCTGCCCGCATTTTACGACTGGATGCCACTGCGCCTATTGAAGCGCTGCATGAGAGGATCTGGACCGACGTGCAACGCCTGTTGCAGCAGCTCGGAACTCGCCCAACAGGCAGCGGTTCTTCTAACAATCACAACGGTTGA
- the pyrR gene encoding bifunctional pyr operon transcriptional regulator/uracil phosphoribosyltransferase PyrR: protein MNRVRILTSDQVARILDRMAFEVLERNRGGEGLVVLGILQKGVAVAEALSARLAQIEHRSFPVSALDVRPYRDDRSLEAAVADHSSLQVDTITDRPVLLVDDVLFTGRTVRAALDALLRWGRPRSVQLAVLIDRGHREFPIRADYVGRVVPTKYQERIVVVPDEGLAVYVEEV, encoded by the coding sequence ATGAATCGCGTCCGCATTTTGACCTCGGATCAGGTCGCTCGCATTTTAGACCGCATGGCTTTTGAAGTGTTGGAGCGCAACCGTGGGGGAGAAGGGCTGGTTGTTTTAGGCATTTTGCAGAAGGGAGTAGCGGTGGCAGAAGCGCTGAGCGCGCGGCTGGCGCAGATTGAACACCGTTCGTTTCCGGTGAGTGCGTTAGACGTGCGGCCTTACCGGGACGATCGTTCCTTGGAAGCCGCGGTTGCGGACCACTCTTCCCTGCAGGTCGATACGATCACCGATCGGCCGGTATTGTTGGTAGATGACGTGCTGTTTACCGGGCGGACGGTTCGGGCGGCTTTGGATGCCCTATTGCGATGGGGGCGTCCTCGGAGCGTCCAGCTAGCGGTGTTGATAGATCGCGGGCATCGGGAGTTTCCGATTCGGGCCGATTATGTAGGACGGGTGGTTCCGACGAAGTATCAGGAGCGGATTGTTGTCGTTCCTGACGAAGGGTTAGCAGTGTACGTAGAGGAAGTCTAG
- a CDS encoding PASTA domain-containing protein has product MKQLASLGSLLRNPYLWGGLLVLLLVTLIGYFLVDRWLMPAYTRHGVVQYVPDVRQLPYAQAAQILQAQGLRPERVPARRFRPDLPLETVLDQAPPPQAAVKPGRRIYLTINAGRNPMVTVPSVIGMSLREAVNRLAALGLRADDLRPDTIPSPYARTVTRQYPAPGDSVTEGSSVILWYSTGLGERFVTVPDVTGRTVAEAQRILLAHRLRSVVVEPRESTEAAGDTSRIVVRQSREPGTQVREGFEIRLFVAPPDTL; this is encoded by the coding sequence ATGAAACAGCTTGCCAGCCTGGGATCATTGCTGCGCAACCCCTATCTCTGGGGCGGATTGCTTGTGCTGCTCCTCGTTACTCTGATAGGCTACTTCCTGGTGGACCGCTGGCTCATGCCTGCCTACACCCGGCATGGGGTCGTTCAGTACGTCCCTGACGTGCGACAACTTCCTTACGCCCAGGCTGCTCAGATCCTTCAAGCCCAAGGACTCCGCCCCGAACGCGTTCCTGCCCGACGCTTCCGCCCCGACCTGCCGCTTGAAACCGTGCTCGACCAAGCTCCCCCTCCCCAGGCCGCCGTTAAACCCGGCCGGCGCATTTATCTAACCATTAATGCAGGCCGCAATCCGATGGTCACCGTCCCCTCCGTGATCGGCATGTCACTACGCGAGGCCGTCAATCGCCTGGCCGCGCTGGGACTCCGCGCCGATGACCTGCGTCCAGACACCATCCCCTCCCCTTATGCCCGTACCGTCACCCGACAGTATCCCGCCCCCGGCGATTCCGTAACCGAAGGCAGCTCCGTAATCCTCTGGTACAGCACCGGCCTGGGAGAACGCTTCGTAACCGTGCCCGATGTGACTGGCCGAACGGTAGCCGAAGCCCAACGCATCCTGCTGGCCCACCGGCTGCGCTCCGTCGTAGTCGAACCCCGCGAATCTACCGAAGCGGCTGGCGACACGTCGCGCATTGTTGTCCGTCAGAGCCGAGAACCCGGCACTCAGGTCCGCGAAGGCTTCGAGATTCGCCTCTTTGTCGCTCCCCCCGATACGCTATAA
- a CDS encoding cytochrome c oxidase subunit I: MAGLLLSGTYDADGFRTCSVTGLRIHRDVERYVKLFALTAVIALLIGGISAIFVALTRWEVIGLADPPAFYKWLSIHAWNLLIFWMVFMEVAILYIGGPLVLGRPLPAPKLAGIGYIVMLGAALMINHAIATTEAPDSAPLLTSYAPLPSSPLFYLGVNLFIVGVIIAALPFFITIWQEKQAHPNRSLPLVSFGAFITSIIALEALLGGLITYIPTFLWRIGVIEHIDAAWYRQMYWIIGHGSQQINLAAMITVWYFLTHVVGGAEVVSEKLSRTAFILYLFFINMGAAHHLLADPGVHMSWKHWNTSYAVYGAVLASMIHAFAIPAGLEAGRRKRGFGRQGLFGWLWSAPWGNPVFSATVLGIIMFGFIGGISGVVMGQTQLNLTWHNTLGVPGHFHGTVVLGTTLTFMALVYFALPVLFNRDLVFKPLARIQPYFYAVAMGLATIMMLYLGVLYGVPRRHPSVMSFPGTDFSFEAAAPLFAIFGVAALLAIIAGGSFLVVAVGSLLFGKRIDNPALVMPPLISGGSDDKPIYQYSMQGTLTLTLIFLAVFAIIYAVNWYLLGRLWAIG, from the coding sequence ATGGCTGGCCTGCTACTTTCCGGAACCTATGATGCCGACGGCTTCCGGACGTGCTCGGTCACCGGCCTGCGCATTCACCGGGACGTCGAGCGCTACGTGAAGCTGTTCGCGCTAACGGCTGTAATCGCGCTGTTAATCGGCGGCATTTCGGCGATCTTTGTCGCGCTCACCCGGTGGGAAGTGATCGGGTTAGCCGATCCTCCTGCCTTCTACAAATGGCTCAGCATTCATGCCTGGAATTTGCTGATCTTCTGGATGGTCTTCATGGAGGTGGCCATCCTCTACATCGGGGGACCGCTGGTGCTGGGCCGACCGCTTCCGGCACCCAAACTGGCCGGCATCGGCTACATCGTCATGCTGGGAGCGGCCCTGATGATCAACCATGCCATCGCCACCACAGAAGCGCCTGACAGTGCTCCCCTGCTGACATCCTATGCGCCGCTACCTTCGTCTCCCCTGTTTTATCTGGGCGTCAATCTATTTATCGTGGGGGTTATCATCGCCGCCCTGCCCTTCTTTATCACAATCTGGCAGGAGAAACAAGCGCACCCCAACCGTTCCCTACCGCTGGTCAGTTTTGGCGCTTTTATTACATCAATCATCGCTCTGGAGGCCTTGCTCGGGGGACTGATTACATACATTCCCACCTTCCTCTGGCGCATCGGCGTGATTGAACACATCGACGCAGCCTGGTACCGGCAAATGTACTGGATTATTGGTCATGGAAGCCAGCAAATCAACCTGGCGGCCATGATCACGGTCTGGTATTTCCTGACGCATGTGGTGGGAGGCGCCGAGGTTGTTAGCGAAAAGCTTTCGCGGACGGCCTTTATCCTGTATCTGTTCTTCATCAACATGGGAGCCGCCCACCATCTGCTGGCCGATCCGGGTGTTCATATGAGCTGGAAGCACTGGAACACCTCCTATGCTGTCTACGGCGCCGTACTGGCCAGCATGATCCATGCCTTTGCCATTCCAGCCGGCTTAGAAGCAGGTCGCCGGAAACGCGGCTTTGGACGCCAGGGACTTTTTGGCTGGCTCTGGTCGGCCCCCTGGGGCAACCCTGTCTTTTCGGCCACCGTGCTGGGCATCATTATGTTTGGGTTTATCGGCGGCATTTCGGGCGTCGTCATGGGGCAGACCCAGCTTAACCTGACGTGGCACAACACGCTGGGCGTGCCGGGGCACTTCCATGGCACCGTAGTCCTGGGTACTACGCTGACGTTTATGGCCCTGGTCTACTTTGCCCTCCCGGTCCTGTTTAACCGGGACCTGGTGTTCAAACCGCTGGCCCGGATTCAACCCTACTTCTATGCGGTGGCCATGGGGCTGGCCACAATCATGATGCTCTACCTGGGTGTGCTCTACGGGGTCCCGCGCCGGCATCCGTCGGTGATGAGCTTTCCGGGCACAGACTTTAGCTTTGAAGCGGCTGCCCCCCTGTTTGCCATTTTCGGCGTGGCAGCTTTACTGGCAATCATTGCCGGCGGCAGTTTTCTGGTCGTAGCCGTAGGATCGCTGCTTTTCGGAAAGCGGATCGATAATCCCGCCCTGGTTATGCCGCCACTGATCTCAGGCGGCAGCGACGACAAGCCGATTTATCAGTACTCTATGCAGGGGACGCTCACGCTGACGCTCATCTTCCTTGCAGTGTTTGCCATCATCTACGCGGTGAACTGGTACCTGCTGGGGCGCCTGTGGGCGATTGGCTAA
- a CDS encoding cytochrome C oxidase subunit II, protein MSSPLKPLEGNWWAIPASRHEKVWVWLSVAWGLILFGWMVGWSFFGAQNQHGPTYRIEPAAYRAKLAAYREASTTTTQGLRPAGEDVYIAAMRYGFDGLPVILKAGKTYRLHLTSYDVQHGFSIRPEHALSKQITLQLLPGYEWVIPMRFDEPGVYHVICNEFCGIGHRTMHGIFIVEE, encoded by the coding sequence ATGAGCTCGCCACTAAAACCCCTGGAAGGAAACTGGTGGGCCATCCCTGCCAGTCGCCACGAAAAGGTCTGGGTCTGGCTCAGCGTCGCGTGGGGCCTGATCCTCTTCGGGTGGATGGTCGGTTGGAGTTTCTTTGGCGCTCAGAACCAACACGGTCCCACCTATCGCATTGAGCCGGCCGCCTATCGGGCCAAACTCGCCGCCTACCGCGAGGCCAGCACGACCACCACGCAGGGCCTGCGCCCTGCTGGAGAGGATGTGTATATCGCGGCTATGCGGTACGGCTTTGACGGTCTGCCCGTCATTTTAAAAGCCGGCAAAACCTACCGGCTGCATTTGACCAGCTACGACGTGCAGCACGGATTTTCTATCCGTCCGGAGCATGCGCTCAGCAAGCAGATCACCCTGCAGCTTTTGCCCGGCTACGAATGGGTGATCCCCATGCGGTTCGATGAACCGGGCGTCTATCACGTGATCTGCAACGAGTTCTGCGGCATCGGGCATCGCACCATGCACGGCATTTTCATCGTGGAGGAATGA
- a CDS encoding tetratricopeptide repeat protein, whose protein sequence is MSFFDFGFDDADDELDPSHIEQLVAAYEAHGASAYFDSDTLEEIATYYYERGRFEEALGVIDRLLTLHPAASDAWMRRGILLSHLGRHEEALEAYERALTLNPTDTETLVNLGITLDNLGRFEEALDAYDRALQIDPLNDEIYYNRGITLERMDRLNEAVEALEQAARLNPDHPEVWYELGYCYDRLGDDERSLACYDRHLELDPYSADAWYNRGIVLNRMGRYREAVESYDYAIAIQSDFGSAYYNRGNALTNLGDLRGAIESYEKVLEIEGGDPATYYNIALAYEELQEYETAIQYFQLALEEDPAYAEAWYGLGCCYDALERFDEAIACMERAVALRPKTSEFWYAKADCEYNARRLQEALQSYRRVIELDPQNRDAWLDYAETLLEAGYVEEALASYRQALQLNPDARAYIRQARALLALGRSEEGIRSLKMALRLDPSAKDELPEFYRDAAIRRQLGLDG, encoded by the coding sequence ATGAGCTTCTTCGATTTTGGCTTCGACGACGCGGATGACGAGCTGGACCCCAGCCACATCGAACAGTTAGTAGCCGCCTACGAAGCACACGGGGCATCAGCCTACTTCGATTCGGATACGCTGGAGGAAATCGCTACGTATTACTATGAGCGGGGGCGCTTTGAGGAGGCGCTGGGGGTAATTGATCGTCTGCTAACGCTGCATCCCGCCGCTTCAGACGCCTGGATGCGCCGAGGTATTTTGCTCAGCCATCTGGGACGGCACGAAGAAGCGCTCGAAGCCTACGAACGCGCATTAACCCTCAATCCCACCGATACTGAAACGCTCGTTAACCTGGGCATTACGCTCGACAATCTGGGACGCTTCGAGGAGGCGCTGGACGCCTATGACCGGGCCCTGCAGATCGATCCCTTGAACGATGAGATCTATTACAATCGGGGCATTACGCTGGAACGCATGGATCGCCTGAACGAGGCGGTCGAAGCCCTGGAGCAGGCTGCTCGGCTGAATCCAGATCATCCAGAAGTCTGGTATGAACTGGGGTATTGCTACGACCGGCTGGGCGATGATGAACGTAGCCTGGCCTGCTATGATCGCCACCTGGAACTGGACCCCTATTCGGCCGATGCCTGGTACAACCGGGGCATTGTGCTCAACCGCATGGGACGCTACCGCGAGGCGGTTGAGTCGTACGACTATGCCATTGCGATCCAGAGCGACTTTGGCTCCGCTTACTACAATCGGGGGAATGCTCTGACCAACCTGGGCGATCTGCGAGGCGCAATCGAAAGCTACGAAAAGGTGCTGGAAATTGAGGGAGGAGATCCAGCAACCTATTACAACATTGCTCTGGCTTACGAAGAGTTGCAGGAATACGAAACAGCCATCCAGTACTTTCAGCTTGCCCTGGAGGAGGATCCTGCCTACGCGGAAGCCTGGTACGGCCTGGGATGCTGCTACGACGCTCTGGAGCGCTTTGATGAAGCCATTGCCTGCATGGAGCGTGCTGTTGCGCTTCGGCCGAAAACCAGTGAATTCTGGTACGCCAAGGCTGATTGTGAATACAACGCACGGCGCTTGCAGGAGGCCCTCCAATCCTATCGGCGGGTAATTGAACTCGACCCGCAAAACCGAGACGCCTGGCTTGACTATGCGGAAACGCTGCTTGAAGCCGGTTACGTCGAAGAAGCGCTGGCCTCCTATCGCCAGGCCCTGCAGCTTAACCCGGATGCTCGGGCGTACATCCGGCAGGCGCGGGCACTGCTGGCTCTCGGGCGGTCGGAGGAAGGCATTCGTTCCTTGAAGATGGCGCTCCGGTTGGACCCTTCGGCCAAGGACGAACTTCCCGAGTTTTATCGGGACGCCGCCATTCGGCGACAGCTCGGTCTGGATGGCTAA
- the purL gene encoding phosphoribosylformylglycinamidine synthase subunit PurL: protein MAETLLNEPQVTPELARQHGLTDEEYGWIVEKLGRTPTFTELGIYAVMWSEHCSYKNSIAVLKTLPREGPALLVGAGEENAGLVDIGDGLAVAFKIESHNHPSAVEPYQGAATGVGGIHRDIFTMGARPICALNSLRFGRLENPRVRYLFDGVVRGIADYGNAFGVPTVAGEVYFDPSYEGNPLVNAMSVGIVRVGQTVSAAARGKGNLVYIVGSATGRDGIHGATFASEEITEESEAKRPSVQVGDPFTEKLLLEATLEAIRKGLIVGMQDMGAAGLTCSSCEMSARGKTGMVLYLERVPVREADMTPYEIMLSESQERMLVVCEPEKAAELEAVFRKWDLHAACIGEVTDDGHVRVYWHGQLVADVEAEHLVLGGGAPVYHREARRPAYLEKTRTFDLSTVPDVTPETAGSALLHLLSSPNIASKRWVFEQYDTMVRTNTVVGPGPSDAAVIRIKGTRKALAVKVDGNGRYVYLNPRRGGQIAVCEAARNVVCAGGRPVAITNCLNFGNPYKPEVYWTFKEAVAGIGEACRVLKTPVTGGNVSFYNENPEGAIFPTPTIGMLGVLTDVSQATTANFKQAGDRIYLLTPATWLHRNDLGGSEYLAYVHGITAGDAPHIDLEEEKAVQQALLTLIEAGLVRSAHDVADGGLAVCLAECVIFSPGLGARVELPGAPDVRLDALLFGEAQSRIVFTVAPEHEAAVARLLKETVQVQCIGTVTATESLELWVEDQPVLTLTRSQLLEPYETAIPSQMPTV from the coding sequence ATGGCTGAAACGCTGCTTAACGAACCTCAAGTCACACCCGAACTGGCCCGGCAACACGGCCTAACAGACGAAGAATACGGCTGGATCGTCGAAAAACTGGGCCGCACGCCCACCTTTACCGAACTGGGCATCTATGCCGTTATGTGGAGCGAACACTGCTCCTACAAAAACTCCATCGCCGTACTGAAAACCCTCCCCCGCGAAGGTCCTGCCCTGCTGGTCGGAGCCGGCGAGGAAAATGCCGGCCTGGTGGACATCGGCGACGGCCTGGCCGTGGCCTTCAAAATTGAAAGCCATAACCACCCGTCTGCCGTCGAACCCTATCAGGGAGCAGCTACCGGGGTAGGCGGCATCCACCGCGACATTTTTACCATGGGCGCTCGCCCCATCTGCGCCCTGAACTCCCTCCGGTTCGGACGACTCGAAAACCCGCGCGTGCGCTATCTGTTCGATGGCGTGGTGCGCGGCATCGCCGACTACGGCAATGCGTTTGGCGTCCCCACCGTTGCCGGAGAGGTCTACTTTGACCCTTCCTATGAAGGCAACCCGCTCGTCAATGCAATGAGCGTGGGAATCGTGCGGGTCGGTCAGACCGTCTCCGCCGCTGCCCGCGGAAAAGGCAACCTCGTCTACATCGTGGGCTCCGCCACCGGACGCGACGGCATCCATGGCGCTACCTTCGCTTCTGAAGAAATCACGGAAGAAAGCGAGGCCAAACGACCCAGCGTCCAGGTAGGTGATCCCTTTACCGAAAAACTGCTCCTCGAAGCTACCCTGGAAGCCATTCGTAAAGGGCTCATCGTCGGAATGCAAGACATGGGCGCCGCCGGCCTGACCTGCTCCTCCTGTGAAATGAGCGCGCGCGGCAAAACGGGAATGGTGCTCTATCTGGAGCGGGTACCGGTGCGAGAGGCCGACATGACGCCCTATGAGATCATGCTCTCCGAAAGCCAGGAGCGGATGCTGGTGGTGTGCGAACCGGAAAAAGCCGCCGAGCTGGAAGCCGTATTCCGTAAATGGGATCTGCACGCCGCCTGCATCGGGGAGGTAACCGACGATGGACACGTCCGCGTCTACTGGCATGGCCAACTGGTAGCCGACGTCGAAGCCGAACACCTGGTACTCGGCGGCGGCGCGCCCGTCTACCATCGAGAAGCCCGACGCCCTGCTTATCTGGAGAAAACACGCACCTTTGACCTCAGCACGGTGCCAGACGTTACTCCGGAAACCGCAGGCAGTGCGCTCCTCCACCTGCTAAGCAGCCCCAATATCGCCTCCAAACGATGGGTCTTTGAACAGTACGATACGATGGTCCGAACCAATACCGTGGTTGGACCTGGACCCAGCGATGCGGCCGTCATCCGCATCAAAGGCACGCGTAAAGCGTTGGCCGTTAAGGTAGACGGCAATGGCCGCTACGTTTACCTGAACCCGCGCCGCGGCGGTCAAATTGCCGTGTGTGAAGCCGCCCGTAACGTCGTCTGCGCCGGCGGACGGCCTGTTGCAATTACAAACTGTCTGAACTTCGGCAATCCCTACAAACCCGAGGTCTACTGGACCTTCAAAGAGGCCGTGGCCGGAATTGGCGAAGCCTGTCGCGTGCTGAAAACACCTGTGACTGGCGGCAACGTCTCGTTCTACAACGAAAACCCTGAAGGAGCTATCTTCCCCACACCAACCATTGGTATGCTGGGAGTGCTCACGGATGTCTCGCAGGCAACCACGGCTAACTTCAAGCAAGCCGGCGACCGCATCTACCTGCTGACGCCTGCCACCTGGCTCCACCGTAACGATCTGGGCGGCTCCGAATACTTAGCCTATGTGCACGGGATCACGGCAGGGGATGCCCCGCATATAGATCTGGAAGAAGAAAAGGCCGTACAGCAGGCTTTGCTGACATTGATCGAGGCAGGGCTGGTCCGAAGCGCCCATGACGTTGCCGACGGCGGGCTGGCCGTATGCCTGGCAGAATGTGTGATCTTCTCACCTGGACTGGGCGCGCGTGTAGAGCTGCCTGGCGCACCGGATGTTCGGCTTGACGCCCTGCTGTTCGGCGAAGCGCAATCGCGCATTGTCTTTACGGTAGCACCCGAACACGAAGCGGCGGTGGCCCGGTTGTTGAAGGAAACCGTACAGGTACAATGCATTGGGACGGTGACCGCCACCGAG
- a CDS encoding Fur family transcriptional regulator — MSVSTQQLEEVKNIFRAFLKQRGQRQTPERFAVLEEIYSTNDHVDADELYLRLQQKGARVSRATVYNTLELLLECDLVVKHQFGTNQAKYERAYSYWQHDHLICLDCGELFEFCDPRIQSIQEMVADIYQFDIRHHALNFYGHCRRENCPNRPAASREALATARKSEAGAGARESA, encoded by the coding sequence GTGTCGGTTTCTACCCAACAGCTCGAAGAGGTCAAGAACATCTTTCGGGCATTTTTGAAACAACGCGGGCAGCGGCAAACCCCCGAGCGATTTGCCGTGCTCGAAGAAATTTATTCCACCAACGACCATGTCGATGCCGACGAACTCTACTTGCGTCTCCAGCAAAAGGGGGCTCGGGTAAGCCGAGCGACCGTTTACAATACGCTGGAATTGCTACTCGAGTGTGATCTTGTGGTCAAGCATCAATTCGGCACCAATCAGGCCAAGTACGAGCGGGCGTATAGCTACTGGCAGCACGACCATCTCATCTGTCTCGACTGTGGGGAACTGTTTGAATTCTGCGATCCGCGCATCCAGAGCATTCAGGAAATGGTGGCAGATATCTACCAGTTTGACATTCGCCACCATGCGCTGAACTTCTACGGACATTGCCGACGCGAAAACTGCCCCAATCGTCCGGCTGCCAGCCGCGAAGCGCTTGCTACAGCCAGGAAGTCGGAAGCAGGAGCCGGCGCCAGAGAGTCTGCCTGA
- a CDS encoding DUF368 domain-containing protein, which produces MRIAFRSFLAGLLMGMADVIPGVSGGTMALVVGIYEQLVAAVHQVFQAVLLGIRGRLSDAWQHFRRVPWLFLLPLGLGIATAIFSAARLILHLLDTYPTQMRGLFFGLIAGSLLLPWLRLRQRTFREGLLALGGAIVAFLLVGIPPRTVLDPALWQVFGAAAVAICAMILPGVSGAFLLLVLGFYEPTLRALAEHQVPYLLVFALGAAAGLGLFSRLLHYLIRHHHDATMAVLVGLMAGSLRALWPWIDETRRLKLPDASDPVISVLLLAAGGLLFVGALTWWEHRRPRSVPR; this is translated from the coding sequence ATGCGTATTGCTTTTCGCTCCTTCCTGGCCGGGCTGTTGATGGGCATGGCCGATGTCATCCCCGGGGTCAGTGGCGGAACGATGGCGTTGGTCGTGGGCATCTATGAGCAGCTCGTAGCGGCCGTCCACCAGGTCTTTCAGGCAGTACTGCTGGGCATTCGTGGTCGTCTATCTGACGCCTGGCAGCATTTTCGGCGCGTTCCCTGGCTTTTTCTACTTCCACTGGGGCTGGGTATTGCCACGGCGATTTTCAGCGCAGCGCGGCTTATTTTGCACCTGTTGGACACGTACCCGACGCAGATGCGGGGGCTGTTTTTCGGTTTGATTGCTGGCTCGCTGCTGTTGCCCTGGCTGCGTCTGCGGCAACGTACGTTCCGTGAGGGGCTGCTGGCACTTGGCGGTGCCATTGTGGCCTTTCTACTGGTCGGCATTCCTCCTCGGACCGTGCTGGATCCTGCCCTCTGGCAGGTCTTTGGGGCAGCCGCCGTGGCTATTTGTGCCATGATTCTGCCTGGCGTCAGCGGGGCCTTTCTGCTCTTGGTCCTTGGCTTTTACGAACCCACGCTGCGCGCGCTGGCTGAGCACCAGGTGCCTTACCTGCTGGTCTTTGCGCTGGGTGCCGCGGCTGGCCTGGGGTTATTTTCGCGGCTGCTGCATTACCTGATTCGTCACCATCACGACGCCACGATGGCGGTGCTGGTCGGCCTGATGGCAGGTTCACTTCGAGCGCTCTGGCCCTGGATAGACGAAACGCGCCGTTTGAAGCTGCCCGATGCGTCCGATCCGGTAATCAGTGTGCTGCTGCTGGCCGCAGGCGGCCTGCTGTTTGTCGGTGCATTAACCTGGTGGGAACACCGCCGTCCTCGCTCGGTCCCTCGCTAA